The Alkalinema sp. FACHB-956 genome has a window encoding:
- a CDS encoding prepilin-type N-terminal cleavage/methylation domain-containing protein: MNIQRRISPPLDHASTAGYTLLEVLLVVIIVGILAAIAAPGWLSFMNNQRTNSARSQIFDILRRAQTEAKQTKTPREVRFDLANLRLAILPCPNSGSVDAAVSANRNCTQNRTAIPDATVTKWETLGNGNLSKDNVTFDKTGNAWVVFDNYGEIVRETTQPIATNAIFKIGVKPTRGGTTKCVIIQTVLGGMREGEGTDCN; encoded by the coding sequence ATGAATATCCAACGCAGAATCAGCCCCCCTTTGGATCATGCTTCAACCGCTGGCTATACGCTGTTGGAAGTACTCCTAGTTGTGATTATTGTGGGGATCTTGGCTGCGATCGCGGCTCCGGGATGGCTCAGTTTTATGAATAATCAAAGAACCAACTCTGCCCGTTCTCAGATTTTTGATATTTTGCGCCGAGCCCAAACAGAGGCAAAGCAAACTAAGACGCCTCGAGAAGTTCGCTTTGATTTGGCTAATCTCCGCTTAGCCATACTACCCTGCCCAAATTCAGGCAGTGTGGATGCAGCTGTGTCTGCGAATCGAAACTGCACTCAAAATCGAACCGCGATTCCAGATGCTACTGTGACTAAATGGGAAACTTTAGGCAATGGTAATTTGAGTAAAGATAACGTTACGTTTGATAAAACAGGCAATGCGTGGGTTGTCTTTGATAACTATGGGGAGATTGTTCGAGAGACCACTCAGCCAATAGCTACAAATGCCATTTTTAAGATAGGTGTAAAGCCGACACGCGGTGGAACAACCAAATGTGTCATTATTCAGACGGTATTAGGTGGAATGAGAGAAGGTGAAGGGACTGACTGTAATTGA